A section of the Rhodospirillales bacterium genome encodes:
- the murD gene encoding UDP-N-acetylmuramoyl-L-alanine--D-glutamate ligase, whose protein sequence is MKAEALSGKNVVIWGTGREGMAAAAFIRARAKDARITFVDEATGGNIAPALAQADVIVKSPGVSLYHPLLKGRAVTSLMNLWFAQDHAAKTVCITGTKGKSTTSALLGHVLRKAGARVEVVGNIGVPISEAPEDSQVLVIETSSYQAANFDGRCDIAAVTSLYPEHLDWHGDWESYARDKLHLLGQAAHKILHAQAAGAGVAYPKSSEIVEDFVGAIPNAYLARAHNRGNVAVVLAVVRALGYDADAALAAMVDFQGLPHRQQELGTRANVVYVDDSIATTPQAAIAAMEVYKGRAITLIAGGHDRGIDYAPLVDYVRGHNIGLVTLGPAGARIRAAAGGSAAQDMVDAVAQARGMTPSGGVILLSPAAPSFGLFKNYAERGEAFARESGF, encoded by the coding sequence ATGAAGGCCGAGGCGCTTTCGGGCAAGAACGTCGTCATCTGGGGCACAGGCCGCGAAGGGATGGCGGCGGCGGCATTCATCCGCGCGCGGGCGAAAGATGCACGCATCACCTTCGTCGACGAGGCGACGGGCGGGAATATCGCCCCGGCGCTGGCGCAGGCGGATGTCATCGTCAAGTCGCCAGGGGTAAGCCTGTATCATCCGTTGCTCAAGGGACGCGCGGTCACATCCTTGATGAATTTGTGGTTCGCGCAGGATCATGCGGCGAAAACCGTATGCATTACCGGGACCAAGGGCAAAAGCACCACATCGGCGCTTTTGGGGCATGTCCTGCGCAAGGCGGGCGCGCGCGTGGAGGTGGTCGGGAATATCGGCGTGCCGATCAGCGAGGCGCCTGAGGATTCGCAAGTGCTGGTCATCGAAACGTCGTCGTATCAGGCGGCGAATTTCGACGGGCGCTGCGACATCGCGGCGGTGACGTCGCTGTATCCGGAACATCTGGACTGGCACGGCGACTGGGAGTCGTATGCGCGCGACAAGCTGCATCTTTTGGGGCAGGCGGCGCACAAGATACTGCACGCGCAGGCAGCCGGGGCGGGGGTCGCGTATCCGAAATCCAGCGAAATCGTGGAGGATTTCGTTGGTGCTATCCCCAATGCCTATCTGGCGCGGGCGCATAACCGGGGGAATGTCGCCGTCGTGCTGGCAGTCGTGCGCGCGCTGGGTTACGACGCGGACGCGGCGCTGGCCGCGATGGTGGATTTTCAAGGCCTGCCGCACCGTCAGCAGGAACTGGGCACGCGCGCGAACGTCGTTTACGTCGACGATTCCATCGCCACCACGCCGCAGGCCGCCATCGCGGCGATGGAGGTTTACAAGGGTCGGGCGATCACCTTGATCGCCGGGGGGCACGACCGGGGCATCGATTACGCGCCGCTGGTCGATTACGTGCGCGGGCACAATATCGGGCTTGTGACACTGGGGCCGGCTGGCGCGCGCATTCGCGCCGCGGCGGGCGGCAGCGCGGCACAGGACATGGTGGATGCGGTGGCGCAGGCGCGGGGCATGACGCCGTCGGGCGGGGTGATCCTGTTGTCGCCCGCCGCGCCAAGTTTCGGGCTGTTTAAAAATTACGCCGAACGGGGCGAGGCCTTTGCCCGCGAAAGCGGATTTTAG
- a CDS encoding endonuclease domain-containing protein — protein sequence MTAPAFIFESFDFDAASGVLSLRYAFEGAEKFEERITFPAPETYDHGAAERIFRLIFLLAGVSYYKTRAPRVLKCPAFAVDADTAAFVTRVYTLGLAEFAYKNRLDLAGHIQFSGHGTALGPLRLAMKERILIPVGGGKDSIVTLEALRRHNPTLFALGAPGGAAQPIADTIRVSGLTSIYVSRLLSPQLGVMNARGAYNGHVPITAILSAIAVACAILYGYRAVVLSNEHSASVPNFDDVNHQYSKSLEFERDFAGWLAAHVSPDIAYFSFLRPLSEIAIAQRFARHGAYHDIFRSCNTAFRQDAAARGTHWCRNCPKCRFVFLALAPFVERTRLAQIFGGNMLDDMAQAEGFAELCGVAAFKPFECVGEVEESAAALAHLAQMPEWRDDAVVAALAGRVRGGNFAALFDLYPDHRVPPAYLGDLA from the coding sequence ATGACGGCCCCGGCCTTCATTTTCGAATCCTTCGATTTCGACGCCGCAAGCGGCGTGCTCAGCCTTCGTTACGCTTTCGAGGGGGCGGAGAAGTTCGAGGAGCGCATTACCTTTCCCGCGCCGGAAACCTATGACCATGGCGCGGCGGAGCGGATTTTCCGGCTGATCTTCCTTTTGGCCGGGGTGAGCTATTACAAAACGCGCGCGCCGCGCGTGTTGAAATGCCCGGCCTTCGCGGTCGATGCTGACACGGCGGCGTTCGTCACCCGCGTCTATACGCTGGGGCTGGCGGAATTCGCCTATAAAAACAGGCTGGACCTTGCGGGGCATATCCAGTTTTCCGGGCACGGCACGGCCTTGGGACCGCTGCGGCTGGCGATGAAGGAGCGGATTTTGATACCCGTGGGTGGGGGCAAGGATTCGATCGTCACGCTGGAGGCCCTGCGCCGCCACAACCCGACGCTGTTCGCGCTGGGCGCGCCGGGTGGGGCGGCGCAACCCATCGCGGATACGATCCGCGTATCGGGGTTGACGTCGATTTACGTTTCGCGCCTGCTTTCACCGCAACTGGGGGTGATGAACGCGCGCGGCGCGTATAACGGGCATGTGCCGATTACCGCGATTTTGTCGGCGATCGCGGTCGCGTGCGCGATTCTATACGGGTATCGCGCCGTGGTCTTGTCGAACGAACATTCGGCCAGCGTGCCCAATTTCGACGACGTCAACCACCAGTACAGCAAGTCGCTGGAATTCGAGCGCGATTTCGCCGGGTGGCTGGCCGCGCATGTCTCTCCCGACATCGCCTATTTTTCGTTTTTACGGCCCTTGAGCGAAATCGCGATCGCGCAACGTTTCGCGCGGCACGGCGCCTATCACGATATTTTTCGCAGCTGTAATACCGCCTTCCGGCAGGATGCGGCGGCGCGCGGCACGCATTGGTGCCGCAACTGCCCGAAATGCCGGTTCGTGTTTCTGGCGCTGGCGCCGTTCGTCGAACGCACGCGGCTTGCGCAGATATTCGGCGGCAACATGCTGGACGACATGGCGCAGGCGGAAGGTTTCGCCGAATTGTGCGGGGTGGCCGCGTTCAAGCCGTTCGAGTGCGTGGGCGAGGTCGAGGAAAGCGCCGCCGCGCTTGCGCATCTGGCACAGATGCCGGAATGGCGCGACGACGCGGTGGTCGCGGCGCTGGCGGGGCGCGTGCGGGGCGGAAATTTCGCGGCGCTGTTCGATCTGTATCCCGATCACCGCGTGCCGCCCGCGTATCTTGGGGATCTGGCATGA
- a CDS encoding phospho-N-acetylmuramoyl-pentapeptide-transferase yields the protein MLYNLLSPLAEHIQVFNLFRYLTFRTGCATLTALVICFLIGPHLIAWLRAKQAEGQPIREDGPETHFKKRGTPTMGGLMILISVTISTLLWSDLRNQYVWFALIVMIGYGAIGFADDYLKLTKRNVKGLAGRKKLFWQILIAGLVTVGIVFSLPDGLYDTLAIPFFKSVLLPLGILFVPFSILVIIGASNAVNLTDGLDGLAIVPVAIAAACFGLISYVVGNAIYAEYLQIHYVPGSGELAVLCGALIGGAMGFLWYNAPPAMVFMGDTGSLSLGGVLGTIAVITKHELVLAIIGGLFVAETVSVMIQVAYFKMTGKRVFLMAPLHHHFEKHGWSEPTIVIRFWIIAVILALVGLSTLKLR from the coding sequence ATGCTTTATAATCTTCTTTCGCCCCTGGCCGAACATATACAGGTGTTCAACCTGTTCCGTTACCTGACGTTCCGCACCGGGTGCGCGACATTGACCGCCCTGGTCATCTGTTTCCTGATCGGACCGCACCTGATCGCGTGGCTGCGCGCGAAACAGGCGGAAGGCCAGCCGATCCGCGAGGATGGACCGGAAACCCATTTCAAGAAGCGCGGCACGCCGACCATGGGCGGGCTGATGATTTTGATTTCGGTTACGATCAGCACGCTTTTGTGGTCCGACCTGCGCAATCAATATGTGTGGTTCGCGCTGATCGTGATGATCGGGTACGGTGCGATCGGTTTCGCCGACGATTACCTGAAGCTGACAAAACGCAACGTCAAGGGTTTGGCGGGGCGCAAAAAATTGTTCTGGCAGATCTTGATCGCGGGGCTGGTGACCGTTGGCATCGTTTTCAGCCTGCCGGACGGGTTGTACGACACGCTGGCGATTCCGTTTTTCAAATCGGTGCTTTTGCCGCTGGGCATATTGTTCGTGCCGTTTTCGATTCTGGTGATCATCGGCGCGTCGAACGCGGTCAACCTGACCGACGGGCTGGACGGGCTTGCGATCGTGCCGGTGGCGATCGCGGCGGCGTGTTTCGGCTTGATTTCCTATGTCGTGGGCAACGCGATCTATGCCGAATACCTGCAAATCCATTACGTGCCGGGGTCGGGCGAGCTTGCGGTGCTGTGCGGGGCGCTGATCGGCGGGGCGATGGGGTTTTTATGGTACAACGCGCCGCCCGCCATGGTGTTCATGGGCGATACCGGCAGCCTTAGTCTTGGCGGCGTGCTGGGCACGATCGCGGTGATCACCAAGCACGAACTGGTGCTGGCGATCATCGGCGGGCTGTTCGTGGCCGAAACCGTGTCGGTGATGATTCAGGTCGCGTATTTCAAGATGACCGGCAAGCGCGTGTTTTTGATGGCGCCGCTGCACCACCATTTTGAAAAGCACGGCTGGTCGGAACCCACCATCGTTATCCGGTTCTGGATCATCGCGGTCATTCTGGCACTGGTCGGGCTTTCGACCCTGAAGCTGCGGTAA
- a CDS encoding UDP-N-acetylmuramoyl-L-alanyl-D-glutamate--2,6-diaminopimelate ligase: MNDDDILARISGLTADSRMARSGWLFAALPGTRSDGRMYIRDAIVNGAAVILAPEGTVLPEDVLGDVRAMLVTDIDARGRFARLAARFYGRQPETVAAVTGTNGKTSCVTFAAQLWDMLGHTAASLGTLGIVSRITMKKGGLTTPDPVQLQAEMADLAAAGVTHLAMEASSIGLDQRRLDGVRLKAAAFTNLSHDHLDYHGDMETYFAAKRRLFDVLLPQDGVAVINTDDEWGVRLSGMVRQRQIRVGGDSGCEIRLVRQIPSATGQVLEVVAEGRTHEIALPLVGLFQGMNALAAAGLVMACDGVGFAQLVPLLEKLHGVPGRLELVKGAPVYVDYAHTPHGLETVLKALRPHTSGRLVVVFGCGGDRDKGKRPVMGGIATKLADLAIITDDNPRGEDAAKIRAEIRAGAPNAAEIGDRRTAISEAVAGLEAGDVLVIAGKGHEQGQIVGDAVLPFDDVKEAEDAIHAL, encoded by the coding sequence ATGAACGACGACGACATCCTTGCCCGGATATCCGGGTTGACCGCTGACAGCCGCATGGCGCGTTCCGGCTGGCTGTTCGCCGCCCTGCCCGGTACGCGCAGCGACGGGCGCATGTATATACGCGACGCCATCGTCAACGGCGCGGCAGTCATCCTTGCGCCTGAGGGCACGGTGTTGCCTGAGGATGTACTTGGGGATGTACGGGCCATGCTGGTCACGGACATTGACGCACGCGGGCGGTTCGCGCGGCTGGCCGCACGGTTTTACGGACGGCAGCCGGAAACCGTGGCGGCGGTCACCGGAACCAACGGCAAGACATCCTGCGTCACCTTCGCGGCGCAGCTTTGGGACATGCTGGGGCATACCGCGGCATCGTTGGGCACGCTGGGCATCGTCAGCCGCATCACCATGAAAAAAGGCGGGCTGACCACGCCGGACCCGGTGCAGTTGCAGGCGGAGATGGCCGATCTTGCGGCGGCGGGCGTGACGCATCTGGCGATGGAGGCGTCGAGCATCGGTCTGGATCAAAGGCGGCTGGACGGCGTGCGGCTGAAGGCGGCGGCGTTCACGAATCTGAGCCACGACCATCTGGATTACCACGGCGACATGGAAACGTATTTTGCCGCCAAACGCCGCCTGTTCGACGTGCTGTTGCCGCAGGACGGCGTCGCGGTCATCAATACCGATGACGAATGGGGCGTGCGGCTTTCGGGTATGGTGCGGCAGCGGCAAATCCGTGTGGGCGGTGATTCCGGGTGCGAGATCCGGCTGGTTCGTCAGATTCCGAGCGCGACCGGGCAGGTGCTGGAGGTCGTGGCCGAGGGGCGGACGCATGAGATCGCCCTGCCTTTGGTCGGTCTGTTTCAGGGGATGAACGCGCTGGCCGCGGCGGGGCTGGTGATGGCGTGCGACGGGGTCGGGTTCGCGCAGCTTGTACCGCTTTTGGAAAAACTGCACGGCGTGCCCGGGCGGCTGGAGCTGGTCAAGGGCGCGCCCGTCTATGTCGATTACGCGCATACGCCGCACGGGTTGGAAACCGTCCTCAAGGCCCTGCGCCCGCATACCAGCGGGCGGCTGGTGGTGGTGTTCGGCTGTGGCGGGGACCGCGACAAGGGCAAGCGTCCGGTGATGGGCGGGATTGCCACAAAATTGGCGGATCTGGCGATTATCACCGACGACAACCCGCGCGGCGAGGATGCGGCGAAAATTCGCGCGGAAATCCGCGCGGGCGCACCCAACGCGGCCGAGATCGGTGATCGCCGCACCGCGATCAGCGAGGCGGTGGCTGGACTGGAAGCCGGGGATGTGCTTGTGATTGCCGGCAAGGGGCACGAGCAGGGGCAGATCGTGGGGGACGCGGTTTTGCCCTTCGACGACGTTAAGGAAGCCGAGGACGCAATACATGCTTTATAA
- a CDS encoding penicillin-binding protein 2: MTIVRAIHETATQIVGARGSAVETARGRLMVMGLLFLVMFGGIAMRVTYLCLWQQGAEPRFEALRANADSSAVLAAGRADIVDRNGVLLATTLDTMSLYVDPKMINDASRLAAELKGVFPDEDQAELEKKLSAKSRFMWIRRGLSPHEIAAVNALGQPGLNFRPESRRFYPQENLVAHIVGYTDLDGTGLAGVERARDSELKKGGAPLRLTIDVRFQHALRRAVAQAVSDFTAKGAAGLIVDVASGDILAAVSLPDFDPQEVGAATDDEKFNRFATGVYEMGSTFKTFSLAALLDRVNGDVGQKFDASKPLRRAGFTITDYHAQNRVLTLPEVFMYSSNIGTALVGDKIGTDRLKDFYTQLGFTRPVPLADMPEGAAPLVPDPWRDINTLTATYGHGIAVTPVHLIRAFAGIVNGGTLPALHLAADEKDEMRARIIRPETSRKMLELLRLVVTHGTGEKANVPGAMLAGKTGTAEKTGPGGYDHSKLVSSFIATFPADHPRYAILIAVDEPHGNKQSYGYATAGWVAAPGVGHVAQAIMDLSAMPPADEKDDALMAADMARYIHLPENEMRKMAAYER; the protein is encoded by the coding sequence ATGACCATCGTGCGCGCCATTCATGAAACGGCGACCCAGATCGTGGGTGCGCGCGGGTCCGCCGTGGAAACCGCGCGCGGACGGCTGATGGTGATGGGGCTTTTGTTTTTGGTGATGTTCGGCGGAATCGCCATGCGGGTCACCTATCTGTGCCTGTGGCAGCAGGGGGCGGAGCCGCGCTTTGAGGCTTTGCGCGCGAATGCCGATTCCTCGGCCGTGCTGGCGGCGGGGCGCGCGGATATCGTCGACCGCAACGGGGTCTTGCTGGCGACCACGCTGGATACGATGTCCTTGTATGTCGATCCCAAGATGATCAACGACGCGTCGCGACTTGCGGCCGAACTCAAAGGTGTTTTTCCGGACGAGGATCAGGCCGAGCTTGAAAAAAAGCTGAGCGCGAAAAGCCGTTTCATGTGGATTCGCCGCGGCCTTAGCCCGCATGAAATCGCGGCGGTCAACGCGCTGGGCCAGCCGGGTTTGAATTTCCGCCCGGAAAGCCGCCGTTTTTATCCGCAGGAAAATCTGGTCGCGCATATCGTCGGGTACACGGATCTGGATGGCACCGGGCTGGCCGGGGTGGAACGCGCGCGCGATTCCGAATTGAAGAAGGGTGGCGCGCCGTTGCGCCTGACCATCGACGTGCGCTTTCAACACGCGCTCAGGCGCGCTGTGGCGCAGGCGGTTTCGGATTTCACCGCGAAGGGGGCGGCGGGCCTGATTGTCGATGTCGCAAGCGGGGATATTCTTGCGGCGGTATCGTTGCCGGATTTCGACCCGCAGGAGGTGGGCGCGGCCACGGACGACGAAAAATTCAACCGTTTCGCGACCGGCGTGTATGAAATGGGTTCGACCTTCAAGACGTTTTCGCTGGCGGCGCTTTTGGACCGGGTCAACGGCGACGTGGGCCAGAAATTCGATGCCAGCAAACCGCTTAGACGCGCCGGATTCACGATCACCGATTACCATGCGCAGAACCGGGTGCTGACCCTGCCCGAAGTGTTCATGTACTCGTCCAATATCGGCACCGCGCTGGTGGGCGACAAGATCGGGACGGACCGGCTTAAAGATTTTTATACGCAGCTTGGGTTCACGCGGCCGGTGCCGCTGGCCGACATGCCGGAAGGCGCGGCGCCGCTGGTGCCCGATCCATGGCGCGACATCAATACGCTGACCGCCACTTACGGCCATGGCATCGCGGTCACGCCCGTGCACCTGATCCGCGCCTTCGCTGGCATCGTCAACGGCGGTACGCTGCCCGCGCTGCATCTGGCGGCGGACGAAAAGGACGAAATGCGCGCACGGATCATCCGGCCCGAAACCTCGCGCAAGATGCTGGAGCTTTTGCGGCTGGTCGTCACCCACGGCACCGGCGAAAAGGCCAACGTGCCGGGCGCGATGCTGGCGGGCAAGACCGGCACCGCGGAAAAGACCGGCCCCGGTGGTTACGATCACAGCAAGCTGGTGTCGTCGTTTATCGCGACGTTTCCCGCCGACCATCCGCGTTACGCCATTCTGATCGCGGTGGACGAACCGCACGGCAACAAACAAAGTTACGGCTACGCCACGGCCGGGTGGGTCGCTGCGCCGGGGGTCGGGCACGTGGCGCAGGCGATCATGGATTTAAGCGCGATGCCGCCCGCGGACGAAAAAGACGACGCATTGATGGCGGCCGACATGGCGCGATATATTCACCTGCCTGAAAACGAAATGCGGAAAATGGCCGCATACGAACGATGA